The DNA window AGCTCGGCGAACCCGAGATAGCCGCCCTCGGAGATGCCACCGGCTGTACTAGCGTTGACATGGCTGCCCAGCGGGGATTCCGGCCGCCCATCGGGCCCGATGGCATAGGAATAGAAATCGCCCACGAAGCGCGTCAGGCCGGCATCGCTTACGTCGTATCGCTGCGCCTGGACCGGCAGCATGTTGCCCACCAGCAGATTCACTGCCTCCACGCCAGCGACGCTGTGGCCCTGCCCCATGATCCAGCCGCGCGTATGGCCGGTCAACGAGTTCGCCGCCAGGTAGCCGGCGTAGGCAGGCACCATGTTGAGCGACCCACCGGTATGACCCTCAGGCGTTTGCTTGTACTCGTCGGGTTGCAGAGGGGCACCGTCCCACCGTACCCGCTGGGCGTAGGTCATATGAACTGTCAGCCACATGGCCGCCGACGCGACGCAGTCTGCGGCGCGTAGGAGGTGATAGACGTCCGCTGGCGAAGCGGCCCGGCATTGCGCCACCAGCAGCTGCGCCATCTCGAAGATGCGCAACTGTGTCTGTGGTGAGTGCTGGATCACACCGTATCCGGCGGCCCACTGCGCGAACGCTGCGTCGGCCTCGCGGTGCAGACGGGCGCGATGCGTTAGGAGATGGTTTCGATGGTCTTGCATGTGCATCCGTTCGTGATCTGCTGTTATGCAGCGCCCGGTTCGCGCGGGGGCTTCCCGGTACCCCATCCGCGGTTGAAAGGTTGGCTAGCAGGAGCGCCCCGGTGTGTTTGTCGGGTTGGGAGTGATCCATAAATTTCGTCGCCGCTGGGGTAGATTAACGGCGCAAATCCTCGTCTACTTGAGTTGCATCAATTAAAATCCGACGAAATTTGTATATGACAGATTTGTAATCAAGCCGCGTCCTGCCACGAAATATGCTTTCCACCAGGGATTCCTGCTGACCCGGTTATGGTCGCGCAGGACGGTCTGCCACTCGTGGCCGGAGAACTGGCAGTCCTGATCGGAATGGACCATGATCGGCGCATGCGGCTGGCGGTGCCATAGTGCCATGAGCAGTGCATCGAGGGACTAGGCTCGTGTCAATGCGGCTGCCCATAGGCCAGCCCACTACTTGGCGCGAGAACAGATCAACCACAGCCGCCAGGTACAGCCAGCCTTCGTGGGTTCGGATGTAGGTGATGTCGGTGACCCAGGACTGGTTAGGCTCGGCTACCTTGACTGGCGCTGCAGGTGATTTGGCGCAACCACTGCGGGCTTGCCCCCTCGCATCCCAGGCCTGTGGCCGCAGCCCGTCTACGAGCGCAGGCCTTCGAGTTTGAGCAACCGCGCCACGCGATGCTTGCCGCAGCGCTCGCCCAGGTCGCACATGTCCAGCGTGAGCTTGCTGTAGCCGAAGACGGGGTCCCCTCGTTTTCAGTGCAATAACTGGCGGTACGCAAACCCAGCACTGGCGCGGGGGTGGTGTTGGTAGATCGTTGATTCTGTTGGCTTTCCTGTTCACTTCTCAAACGGGTATCGTGGCCTCCCACTAATGGGGTTCACGATGCAGGACTGGCAAACGACGTTTTTGGGGATGCGTGAGCTGCCCCGCGATATCAGTGACTTCGAGATGAAGGCGTTTTTCACCTTCGATGGTGCAGAGCGCGAGGCAATCAATGCGCGCCGGGGTGACGCCCACAAGCTCGGTCTGGCGCTGCATATCGGGTTTTTGCGCATGAGTGGCCGCCTGCTGTATGCCTTTCGGGTGGTTCCCGTCGCCCTGTGGCGCCACTTGAGCGAGGAACTTGGCATTGCCACCCCTGATGTGGCTTCGCTGCGCACGCTGTACGGGCGGGAGAAGACACTGTTCGATCACCAGCAAGTAGCGTGCACGGCCCTTGGTTTTCGGTGGATGAGCGAGCACCAACGCCGCTCCCTGGTGCGTGAACTGCGGGACGAAGTGGCCCGTTGCGCCGACCGCGATCAACTGCTCGGGAGGGCCCGCCAATGGCTGTACAAGAATAAGCTGGTGATCGTGCACGAGCGGGCCATCCGGACTTTGATTGCGAGCGCACTCACCCAGCTCGAAGCGGAGACAGGTGCTGCAATCGCCGCCAGCGTCGATCCGGCAACCCTTGATCGGTGGCGAACCTCGGTTGCAGAGCTGCGCCCAGATGGACAAACCCAACAAAGCTGGCTGTGGTCGGCGCCGGCCAAGCACTCAACCCGCCAAATCAGCGAGGTACTTGAACGCATCGATCTGCTGTACGAGCTGGACGTTCATAAACACCTGACCGACATCCCCGATCTCATCTTGCGCCGTTACGCGCGCCGACTAGTCTCTCGGCCGCCGTCTGCCGGCGCCAAGATCAAGGAACCCGCGCGCACCGTGGAGGTCGCCTGCTTTCTGCGGTATTGCCTGTTCACCACCACGGACCAGTTGATTTTGATGGTGCAGCGCCGGATTGCCGATCTGTGGCGCCAGACCGCTGCCGAGGTCCCCGCCACCGTCAACTGGGCGGCGATGTACAAAACGCTACTGGCCGAACTCGTGGCCTTGAGCGCCCAGGGCGCTGTGCCGGACGCCGAGCTGCGCGCACGGCTTGAAGCCTTGGTCATCGAAACCCAGAAACGCAAGCCACCCAGTCGGGCCTCCCTTGTGCGCGAAGGATTGATTGATGTCATTCGCCCCGTACGCTCACTGCTTGTGGCAATTGCAAAGCTTCCATGGCAAGCCACCGGAGAGCATCCCACCATCGACGCCCTGACGAAATTGAGCGCCTATTACGCCAGTAACATCAGAAAGTTGCCGGATGGCGTTGTCGCGCCAGGCCTGGGGAAGGTCTGGCAAGCCGCCATATCCAGCCCAGACCGGGAACGGGCGTTTCGGGCATTGGAGGTTGCCACCTTGTTTGCCCTGCGCCGCGCGGTGCGCAATGGATCGGTCTGGATCGAGCACAGCTTGAGTTTTAGGGGCCGTGCACGCCTGTTCTTCACGGACGAACGTTGGAAGGACGAGTCCAAGAAGCACTATGCCCGTCTGTCGCTGCCCGGCAAGGCGGCCACCTTTCTGAAGCCATTGTTGGCCAAGGTAACTGCAGGTGTCGATGCTGTGGCTGCGGCGGCACGCAGTGGCGTACTGCGCGTCGACGATGAACTCCACCTCTCAGTTTTACCCGCCGAAGACGAAGACCCCGAAGTCACCAAGCTACGGGCGGCTTTGGATCACCGCATCGGCGAAGTGCAATTGCCTGAAGTGATTCTGGCCGTTGACGCCCAGGTGCGCTTCAGCTGGATCATGCTCGGCCGTGAACCACGGTCAACAGCGGAACTGCTGATGGTCTATGCCGGCATCATGGCCCACGGCACCAGTCTGACAGCCATCGAATGCGCGCGCATGATTCCGCAGTTGTCTGCCACCAGCATCCGCCAGGCCATGCGCTGGGCACGGGACGAACGCCGTCTGAGTCAGGCTTGCCAGGCGGTGCTGGAGTTTATGCAACGCCACCCGATCGCCACCACTTGGGGCCGTTCAGACCTGGCGTCTTCTGACATGATGAGCATGGAGACAACCAAGCGGGTATGGCAGGCCCGGCTTGATCCCCGGCGCAACACGCCCTCCATTGGCATCTACTCCCATGTACGCGACCGCTGGGGAATCTTTCACGCACAGCCCTTCGTGCTCAATGAGCGCCAAGCTGGCGTGGCCATTGAAGGCGTCATACGTCAGGAACGCCTTGAAACCAGCCAACTGGCGGTGGACACCCACGGCTACACCGATTTTGCGATGGCACTGGCCCGGTTGTTGGGCTTTGATCTTTGCCCGCGGTTGAAGGAATTGAAACAACGCCACCTGTTCGTGCCTCGCGGCGCCAAGGTGCCAGCCGAAATAGCTGCGGTGTGCGAGGCCAATGTTGACGTTGCCCTGATCGAAAAGCATTGGGACAGCCTGGTGCATCTGGCGGCTTCGGTCATGAGTGGTCACGCCAGTGCGGTGGCAGCACTGGCGCGGTTTGGCTCTGCTGCCCAGGGTGACCCCATCTATGACGCTGGCGTGCAATTGGGACGTTTGCTGCGAACCGCGTTCCTTGCCGACTACTTTGTTAAGGACGCTTTCAGGAATGAATTGCGCCGGGTGCTCAACCGGGGGGAGGCGGTCAACGCCCTCAAGCGCGCCATTTACACCGGCCGGATCAGCCCGGCACAGGCCAAACGTGTGGACGAAATGCAGGCTGTGGCCGACGCGTTGAGTCTGCTGGCCAACATCGTCATGGCGTGGAACACGTCACAAATGCAGGCTGTTCTGGATCGCTGGTCGAACCGCCGCCAGGCCATTCCGCCGGAACTGATCGGAAAAATTGCTCCCACCAGGCTGGAAAGCATCAACCTGCGAGGCGTGATCCGCTTTCCTGTTGACCGTTATGCCGACCAAATCCTGCCCTCGCGGCAGGGAGCACCGATAACTGGCACCAACGGATGAAACCGATCACGGTTTGACGCCACGAATCCCGGATTTGAAGGTGAACAGGAAAGCCAACAGAATCAACGATCTACCAACACCACCCCCGCGCCAGTGCTGGGTTTGCGTACCGCCAGTTATTGCACTGAAAACGAGGGGACCCCGCCATCGGGCAACTGCGCGCGGGCATAGCGTTTGTCGAGAATGCCTTTGAGCTTTGGGTTCTCGGCCTCGATCAGCGTGAGGGCGTCGTCAATGCGCTTGCCAATGTCGGGCTGCTTGGCGGCATTGCGCAGCGATTCCCATCGTGCACCCTCAGGAACCCAGAAGACGTTGACCTCTTTGTAATAGTCGCGGTCTTCCAGCTCGGCTTCGATGTCGGCAGGATCAGCATCGCCGTAGAAGTATTCGTCGTCTGGGTTGGTGAGACGGGCCGTCAGCTCGGCCCGGCGGGCGGCGAAGGTGTCAGAGATGTATTTGACGAAGATGAGACCGAGCACCAAGTGCTTGTATTCGGCAGCGTCCATGTTGGCGCGCAGCTTGTCGGCGGTGGCCCAGAGGGTTTTTTTTATGTCGTCGAGCATGGGGACTGAGAGAGTGTGGCAGCACAACCCGGCTCAAGAGAGTGGATCGGGCGCATAGAAATCACTCGTCCCATCTTACCGTCACGATCACAGATGGATACAGTTCCTGCGCTCGTTCAACTGTCTTGAAGGCGCAGGGCTTCAAATTGAATGGCAACCTACCTGGCCAACGCTCCCTGGCAACAGCGCTTCACTCGTTTTCTTTGCCGTCGTTCATATTCGACCTGCACATGATCAAAAACGTCGCTCCCAAGGGCATGCTTTTGAAGAGGTCGCACCTGGGGCTTGCTTCGTCTAGACCGTACCGCAGCTCAGTCAATTTCTGATGGTGCACGTCTTCAAAGAAGCTTCAGAAGCCGTGCAACAAGCCGTTCCGCGCTTGTGGTGCATAAACCTGTGCGGCTGTTGGTTAGGAAAAGCGATTTGCAAAACGGCCTGTAAAGCCAGGAACGGTCATCAATCGCAAGCCACGGCTCATTGAGAACCTGATTGGCCCGTCGCCACGCATGGCATTCGGCTTCCCGCTCGTAACCAACTAGCGTAGGCGGAACGTCGCGAAGATAGCAGTATTGGGGGGTAACTCCCACGAGCTTGGCAGCCACATTGGGCCCCAGTTTTTCTCGAAGACGCTCTACTGGAATTTGCAGCCTCCAAGTAGTCGCGATCACCAGCTTGCAGTCGGGAACCTGGCTGAGAACGCTCTCAAACACGGGTAAGCAGCTAAAGTGTTTTGACTCATGGCAATGCTCCGGATGTAGAACACCGTCGAAATCCAGAAACACGATAGGCATTGGGCGACATCCAAGGGAAGACTCCTGATGCGGAGAATTTTCTTACGACGGGATTTGCAATGAGACTAGTTGGTCGTGGTCTTATTGGTCTCATTGGGCGGAAATCGGGAGTATGTCTTCCCGAAAACAACTCCGACCCAAAGCTGACTTTGGTCGCGCGCTTCAAGTGTTGCGCGCTGCACGGGGTGTGACTCAGGAAGACATGCTTTTTGCGACGAGCCGACGGCACATCAGCCGCGTTGAACAAGGCCACCAAGTGCCGAGTATCCGAACCATAGAAGGGTT is part of the Simplicispira sp. 125 genome and encodes:
- a CDS encoding Tn3 family transposase, with product MQDWQTTFLGMRELPRDISDFEMKAFFTFDGAEREAINARRGDAHKLGLALHIGFLRMSGRLLYAFRVVPVALWRHLSEELGIATPDVASLRTLYGREKTLFDHQQVACTALGFRWMSEHQRRSLVRELRDEVARCADRDQLLGRARQWLYKNKLVIVHERAIRTLIASALTQLEAETGAAIAASVDPATLDRWRTSVAELRPDGQTQQSWLWSAPAKHSTRQISEVLERIDLLYELDVHKHLTDIPDLILRRYARRLVSRPPSAGAKIKEPARTVEVACFLRYCLFTTTDQLILMVQRRIADLWRQTAAEVPATVNWAAMYKTLLAELVALSAQGAVPDAELRARLEALVIETQKRKPPSRASLVREGLIDVIRPVRSLLVAIAKLPWQATGEHPTIDALTKLSAYYASNIRKLPDGVVAPGLGKVWQAAISSPDRERAFRALEVATLFALRRAVRNGSVWIEHSLSFRGRARLFFTDERWKDESKKHYARLSLPGKAATFLKPLLAKVTAGVDAVAAAARSGVLRVDDELHLSVLPAEDEDPEVTKLRAALDHRIGEVQLPEVILAVDAQVRFSWIMLGREPRSTAELLMVYAGIMAHGTSLTAIECARMIPQLSATSIRQAMRWARDERRLSQACQAVLEFMQRHPIATTWGRSDLASSDMMSMETTKRVWQARLDPRRNTPSIGIYSHVRDRWGIFHAQPFVLNERQAGVAIEGVIRQERLETSQLAVDTHGYTDFAMALARLLGFDLCPRLKELKQRHLFVPRGAKVPAEIAAVCEANVDVALIEKHWDSLVHLAASVMSGHASAVAALARFGSAAQGDPIYDAGVQLGRLLRTAFLADYFVKDAFRNELRRVLNRGEAVNALKRAIYTGRISPAQAKRVDEMQAVADALSLLANIVMAWNTSQMQAVLDRWSNRRQAIPPELIGKIAPTRLESINLRGVIRFPVDRYADQILPSRQGAPITGTNG
- a CDS encoding HAD domain-containing protein, with translation MPIVFLDFDGVLHPEHCHESKHFSCLPVFESVLSQVPDCKLVIATTWRLQIPVERLREKLGPNVAAKLVGVTPQYCYLRDVPPTLVGYEREAECHAWRRANQVLNEPWLAIDDRSWLYRPFCKSLFLTNSRTGLCTTSAERLVARLLKLL
- a CDS encoding helix-turn-helix transcriptional regulator, which codes for MSSRKQLRPKADFGRALQVLRAARGVTQEDMLFATSRRHISRVEQGHQVPSIRTIEGLAESLQIHPMTLIATAYCQGLESASFDEIIEIVKADLQALTLG